From Candidatus Manganitrophus morganii, the proteins below share one genomic window:
- a CDS encoding tetratricopeptide repeat protein → MQINFLLSSRSFRFGPEKFLPSYRGFLSILCSAFLLFFYLINHSSALAASPELKKRFDKGVALFQQGKINEAETEFLEILREDPTLVLPHEYLGLVYVQSNRLEEAKTAFEAVIQKASTYPGGYFGLGLVYRNQGKIEQAEELFRKTVTLSPAHISAWLHLGQILERQRKMDEAVAAYQKVIEHGPAASLEAREAEQHLKELGDTPEIARQVQTWVAQAEARLNEGNAKEAWALYQKAAELLPKSLSIRLFMGSLASQLGNPTKAEEVYREAIQIDSTALQPHLSLAKLYDQIGKTDEAIKEYEALLLLNHDETLPEIRSAKEALFLLLDRKEIQELTQRGEFLTQEGKWGEALQYFQAAAAIDPGLPVVHHNLARFYDKTNRPDLVVQAVNEALLLEPDSRTLHLLLGKALRAERAFKDSLAAYIKTLSLSPNGQEGLFYLEAQAGLLQTEFEMLKAPIEAAPPYRDGLQKKASGELDEAQISLEQASRLSPGSPLIHHALGEVYEKKGEREKTIAAFEAAVELHPGLYPAWRALSRLYAQEGRHAKALDALDRLLSLSDPGLTSIGTSREEIQKEKGATQQKMEEARAKTRALFNQAQEALAKGENENAISLFEAASNEEKDNLSILYSLGIVYAIEGKLPEATGVFMKILDADPLHLGALLRLGFIEETRGMLPAAAQTYRRLLLQKERGDAPEYKEASARLAAVTENLKRLREAERHEKRGLAVLNSLSEIASKSGTAQPAADVERPDPARLQLALWDFKQAVALRPDEARYHYNLGLLYEHLNFGEGGLNRENAERVKKEPRLLKEPVAAYKAAIEIDRRYLPPYARLGYLYEWQEENDKALTFYKSLLEVAPDPHPMEVKEIEANVLRLERRFFGNVGYAAGLDSNFNLGPPPQDLFPPPQDETFTSLSVNLAYYLVRSPQFQIPFSYQQDTTFYYRSSIYFSNHGLSVGFQHRPSTSFSYGMTGRFQASFAKNGGVGLLLSQGTASMSRFGTIPTILSLEYGFSDFYFRHNARLDAQEHRGTLSATQAFGWQDEADLSYTFNDRQSPGSLENSYQGHRLQIGYRRWLRPDLQFRGSAAVFLQDFLHPDALDPEGRLRQNTLLSYSVGLLYTWSESTNLFIDYRWQENRSNLGPAFVSQEDILLGRSTALGDYEKRTLTLGVNVAF, encoded by the coding sequence ATGCAAATTAATTTTTTACTATCTTCCCGCTCTTTCCGGTTCGGACCCGAAAAATTCTTACCCTCCTACAGAGGATTCCTTTCGATTCTCTGCTCTGCTTTTCTTCTTTTTTTCTATCTGATCAATCATTCAAGCGCACTGGCCGCTTCCCCCGAACTAAAGAAACGATTCGACAAAGGGGTCGCCTTGTTTCAACAAGGAAAAATAAATGAGGCCGAAACGGAATTTTTGGAGATCCTTCGAGAAGATCCCACGTTGGTTCTTCCCCACGAATACCTTGGACTGGTCTATGTTCAATCAAACCGATTGGAAGAAGCAAAAACAGCTTTCGAGGCGGTGATCCAAAAGGCATCGACCTACCCTGGAGGATATTTCGGCCTCGGTCTCGTTTACAGAAATCAGGGAAAGATCGAACAGGCTGAGGAGCTTTTCAGAAAAACGGTTACGTTATCTCCCGCGCATATCTCCGCCTGGCTCCACCTCGGCCAAATCTTGGAGAGACAAAGGAAGATGGATGAAGCCGTCGCGGCTTATCAGAAAGTCATTGAGCACGGCCCGGCGGCATCCTTGGAAGCGCGTGAGGCCGAACAGCACCTGAAAGAGCTGGGGGACACCCCGGAGATCGCAAGGCAGGTTCAGACGTGGGTCGCTCAAGCGGAAGCCCGGCTCAATGAGGGGAATGCCAAGGAGGCCTGGGCTCTTTATCAGAAAGCGGCTGAACTTCTTCCAAAGAGCCTCTCGATTCGACTCTTTATGGGGAGCCTGGCTTCTCAACTTGGAAATCCAACCAAGGCGGAAGAGGTCTATCGGGAAGCGATTCAGATCGATTCCACCGCCCTTCAGCCCCATCTCTCCCTGGCGAAACTCTACGACCAGATCGGAAAAACCGATGAAGCGATCAAAGAGTATGAAGCCCTCCTTCTCTTAAATCACGACGAGACCCTCCCGGAAATTCGATCCGCTAAGGAGGCACTTTTTCTCCTGCTGGACCGGAAAGAAATCCAGGAACTGACCCAAAGGGGGGAATTTCTGACACAAGAAGGAAAATGGGGGGAGGCCCTTCAATACTTTCAGGCGGCTGCGGCGATCGATCCCGGGCTTCCGGTCGTCCATCACAATCTGGCGCGGTTCTACGACAAGACCAATCGGCCCGATCTGGTCGTTCAAGCGGTGAATGAGGCCCTCCTTCTGGAGCCGGACTCCCGCACTCTCCATCTCCTCCTTGGAAAAGCCCTCCGCGCAGAGCGCGCCTTCAAGGATTCTTTGGCCGCCTACATCAAGACCCTTTCCCTTTCCCCAAATGGCCAGGAAGGCCTCTTCTACCTGGAAGCCCAGGCCGGACTCCTCCAAACGGAATTTGAGATGCTCAAGGCCCCCATTGAGGCGGCCCCACCTTATCGGGACGGGCTCCAGAAGAAAGCGAGCGGAGAGCTGGACGAAGCCCAGATTTCGCTGGAGCAGGCATCGCGCCTCTCGCCGGGAAGTCCTCTGATTCACCATGCTCTCGGAGAGGTTTACGAGAAAAAGGGGGAAAGAGAAAAAACGATCGCCGCCTTTGAAGCGGCCGTCGAACTCCACCCCGGCCTCTATCCGGCTTGGCGGGCGCTCTCCCGGCTTTACGCTCAAGAAGGACGTCACGCAAAAGCGCTCGATGCCCTCGATCGGCTTCTCAGCCTCTCTGATCCAGGCTTAACGTCGATCGGAACCTCGCGCGAGGAAATCCAAAAAGAAAAGGGAGCCACTCAACAGAAAATGGAAGAAGCCCGCGCGAAAACGCGCGCCCTCTTTAATCAAGCACAAGAGGCCCTCGCCAAGGGGGAGAACGAAAATGCGATCTCTCTTTTCGAAGCCGCGTCTAACGAAGAGAAAGACAACCTCTCGATCCTCTACTCCCTCGGGATCGTTTATGCGATAGAGGGTAAGTTGCCCGAGGCGACCGGCGTTTTCATGAAGATTCTCGACGCCGATCCGCTCCATTTGGGCGCCCTTCTTCGGCTCGGTTTCATCGAAGAAACGAGAGGGATGCTGCCGGCCGCCGCCCAGACCTATCGACGCCTCCTGCTACAGAAAGAGCGAGGCGACGCGCCGGAATACAAAGAAGCGTCGGCCCGGCTTGCCGCCGTTACCGAAAATCTCAAACGGCTGAGAGAGGCCGAGCGCCATGAGAAGCGGGGGCTTGCGGTTTTAAACAGCCTCTCCGAAATCGCTTCCAAGAGCGGGACGGCCCAGCCGGCTGCCGATGTCGAAAGACCCGACCCGGCGCGGCTTCAACTGGCGCTCTGGGACTTTAAGCAAGCTGTCGCCCTTCGCCCCGACGAGGCGCGTTATCATTACAACCTCGGCCTCCTTTATGAGCATCTCAATTTCGGCGAAGGGGGACTGAATCGGGAAAATGCGGAGCGGGTGAAGAAGGAGCCGCGCCTTTTGAAAGAACCGGTCGCGGCGTATAAGGCGGCGATCGAGATCGATCGCCGCTACCTCCCTCCTTACGCCCGCCTTGGCTACCTTTATGAATGGCAAGAGGAGAACGATAAAGCCCTAACCTTCTACAAATCGCTTCTGGAGGTGGCGCCTGATCCACACCCGATGGAGGTCAAGGAGATCGAGGCAAACGTCCTGAGGCTTGAGAGGCGCTTTTTCGGAAATGTCGGATATGCCGCCGGGCTAGATAGCAACTTTAACCTCGGCCCGCCGCCCCAGGATCTCTTCCCTCCGCCGCAGGATGAGACCTTTACCAGTCTTTCGGTGAATCTGGCTTATTATTTGGTCCGGTCCCCACAATTTCAAATTCCTTTTTCCTATCAGCAGGATACGACCTTTTACTACCGCAGTTCAATCTACTTCAGCAATCATGGCCTCTCCGTGGGATTCCAACATCGGCCAAGCACCTCCTTCTCCTACGGAATGACCGGACGCTTCCAAGCCAGCTTCGCCAAAAACGGCGGTGTGGGGCTTCTCCTTTCACAGGGAACCGCCTCCATGAGCCGCTTTGGAACAATTCCCACTATTCTCTCTCTCGAATATGGATTCAGCGACTTCTATTTTCGCCACAACGCCAGGCTCGATGCTCAAGAACATCGGGGGACTTTGTCGGCAACCCAGGCTTTCGGCTGGCAGGATGAAGCCGACCTCTCCTATACCTTTAACGACCGACAGAGCCCGGGCTCTCTCGAAAATAGTTACCAAGGCCATCGCCTTCAAATCGGATACCGAAGATGGCTTCGCCCCGATCTTCAATTCCGGGGATCGGCAGCTGTTTTCTTACAAGACTTTCTCCATCCCGACGCCCTGGACCCGGAAGGCCGACTCCGACAGAACACCCTCCTCTCCTACAGCGTGGGGCTTCTTTATACCTGGAGCGAGAGCACAAATCTCTTCATCGATTATCGATGGCAGGAGAATCGGTCGAACCTCGGCCCGGCATTTGTGAGCCAAGAGGATATCCTGCTGGGAAGAAGCACCGCCTTGGGAGATTATGAAAAAAGAACGCTGACGTTGGGGGTGAACGTTGCGTTTTAG